The following proteins come from a genomic window of Gordonia westfalica:
- a CDS encoding fasciclin domain-containing protein → MAIKRIQRLVVAASGLVLAVGVVAGCSSDSDSDSSTSTTTAMSEMTSESADTASGPVGPGCADYASANPSGAGSVSGMAMDPVATAASNNPELKTLTQALSGQLNPQVNLVDTLNNGEYTVFAPTDAAFAKLPAETVDQLKTDSELLTKILTYHVVSGQATPDKVVGEHKTLEGQTLTVTGSPDMLKVNETSSVTCGGVATANAQVYMIDTVLMPPAAG, encoded by the coding sequence ATGGCCATCAAACGAATTCAGCGCCTCGTTGTCGCGGCGTCCGGACTGGTGTTGGCCGTCGGCGTCGTTGCCGGGTGTTCCAGCGACTCCGACTCGGACAGCAGCACTTCCACGACCACTGCCATGTCGGAGATGACCAGCGAGTCCGCCGACACCGCCAGCGGACCGGTCGGTCCCGGCTGTGCGGACTACGCTTCGGCCAACCCCTCTGGCGCGGGCTCCGTTTCCGGGATGGCGATGGACCCGGTCGCCACTGCCGCATCGAACAACCCCGAACTGAAGACGCTCACGCAGGCCTTGTCCGGCCAGCTGAATCCGCAGGTGAACCTGGTCGACACGCTCAACAACGGTGAGTACACCGTCTTCGCACCCACCGACGCCGCTTTCGCCAAGCTGCCGGCCGAAACCGTCGACCAGCTCAAGACCGATTCGGAACTGTTGACCAAGATCCTCACCTACCACGTGGTTTCGGGTCAGGCAACGCCGGACAAGGTTGTCGGTGAACACAAGACCCTCGAGGGCCAGACCCTGACGGTGACCGGGTCGCCGGACATGCTCAAGGTCAACGAGACGAGCAGCGTGACCTGCGGTGGCGTCGCGACCGCCAACGCGCAGGTCTACATGATCGACACGGTCCTGATGCCGCCCGCCGCCGGCTGA
- a CDS encoding SDR family oxidoreductase — MDVAGKVAIVTGGGGGIGGALAHALVEAGAKVVVTDLDAASAESVAEALGESAVAIAGDASSDDHIDAAVRLAESTFGPVDLYFANAGIGRGGGLDTDEAMWDLVLDVNLRSHIRAARRLVPEWVERGSGYFVSTASAAGLLTQIGNAPYSVTKHAAVGFAEWLNITHGDDGVRVSCLCPMGVDTKLLRPEDDSATPDQKLMQRAVETAGEVLTPGAVAAIVLEAVADERFLILPHAEVLDMYRQKGADYDRWLRGMRRYQRSLA, encoded by the coding sequence ATGGACGTCGCGGGCAAGGTAGCAATCGTCACCGGCGGTGGGGGTGGGATCGGTGGTGCGCTCGCGCACGCGCTGGTCGAGGCGGGCGCGAAGGTCGTGGTCACCGACCTCGACGCGGCATCGGCGGAGAGCGTTGCCGAAGCCCTCGGCGAGTCCGCGGTCGCGATTGCCGGTGACGCCTCGAGCGACGATCACATCGATGCGGCGGTCCGCCTGGCCGAGTCCACCTTCGGGCCCGTCGACCTGTACTTCGCGAACGCGGGCATCGGCCGCGGTGGTGGCCTCGACACCGATGAGGCGATGTGGGATCTGGTGCTCGACGTCAACCTGCGCAGTCACATCCGCGCCGCGCGGCGTCTCGTTCCGGAGTGGGTCGAGCGCGGCAGCGGATACTTCGTCAGCACGGCGTCGGCCGCCGGCCTGCTCACCCAGATCGGCAATGCGCCGTACTCGGTCACCAAGCACGCTGCCGTCGGCTTCGCCGAGTGGCTCAACATCACCCACGGCGACGACGGTGTGCGCGTCAGTTGCCTGTGCCCGATGGGCGTCGACACCAAGCTGCTGCGCCCCGAGGACGACTCGGCCACACCGGACCAGAAGCTGATGCAGAGGGCCGTCGAGACCGCCGGCGAGGTGTTGACCCCGGGCGCGGTCGCCGCGATCGTGCTGGAAGCGGTTGCCGACGAACGATTCCTGATCCTCCCGCACGCCGAGGTGCTGGACATGTACCGCCAGAAGGGCGCCGACTACGACCGCTGGCTGCGCGGTATGCGCCGCTACCAGCGATCCCTGGCCTGA
- a CDS encoding flavin-containing monooxygenase — protein sequence MTEIDATEAARSASDPDTHVRDVIIIGAGLSGIDCAYRLREQNPDADYLILERRARVGGTWDLFRYPGVRSDSDIYSLSYPFEPWRKPGALAEGDDIRKYIEHTAHKYGISDRIRFSQHVLTADWDSSTDTWTLSVEVGGVRDGGGEEKRTETYRARFLIFATGYYDYDQPYTPRFAGAEDFTGQIVHPQHWPEDLDYRGKRIVVIGSGATAVSLIPNLADEAAHVTMLQRSPSYIFSSKQKAYLAPALKKLLPPGAAHRAIRFRYATQTAAIVHITHKFPKLGRKLIRANVAANLPDDYPVDVHFNPTYNPWDQRMCLVPDADLFNGITEGSIEMVTDHIDRFDETGVRLTSGRHLDADIIVTATGLQLLGFGGTRLRVDGDEVKPHDRFVFKSHLLEDVPNLAWSVGYTNASWTLRADMTARAVADLVKYMRENGYTHAYPHLGSEPMASQPLWDLKAGYVERSPDALPKSGTHGHWKVRHNYYRDAFDHRVGKIDDSMVFGRI from the coding sequence GTGACCGAGATCGACGCCACCGAAGCCGCCCGATCAGCGAGCGATCCCGACACCCACGTGCGCGATGTCATCATCATCGGAGCCGGTCTGTCCGGCATCGACTGCGCCTATCGCCTGCGCGAACAGAACCCGGACGCCGACTATCTGATCCTCGAACGGCGCGCCCGGGTGGGCGGCACCTGGGATCTCTTCCGATATCCCGGAGTCCGTTCCGACAGCGACATCTACTCGCTCAGCTATCCGTTCGAACCCTGGCGCAAGCCGGGCGCGCTCGCCGAGGGTGACGACATCCGGAAGTACATCGAGCACACCGCGCACAAGTACGGCATCTCCGATCGGATCCGCTTCTCCCAGCACGTGCTGACCGCGGACTGGGACTCCTCGACCGACACCTGGACGCTGAGCGTCGAGGTCGGCGGTGTCAGGGACGGTGGGGGCGAGGAAAAGCGCACCGAGACCTACCGCGCCAGGTTCCTCATCTTCGCGACCGGCTACTACGACTACGACCAGCCCTACACACCGCGATTCGCGGGCGCCGAGGACTTCACCGGACAGATCGTCCATCCCCAGCACTGGCCGGAGGACCTCGACTACCGAGGCAAGCGCATCGTCGTCATCGGCAGCGGCGCGACCGCGGTCAGCCTCATCCCGAATCTCGCCGACGAGGCCGCGCACGTGACGATGCTGCAGCGCTCGCCGTCGTACATCTTCTCGTCGAAGCAGAAGGCGTACCTCGCACCGGCTCTGAAGAAGCTGCTGCCGCCGGGCGCCGCCCACCGTGCGATCCGGTTCCGCTATGCGACGCAGACCGCGGCGATCGTGCACATCACCCACAAGTTCCCGAAGCTCGGCCGAAAGCTGATCCGCGCCAACGTGGCCGCGAACCTGCCCGACGACTATCCGGTCGACGTCCACTTCAACCCGACCTACAACCCGTGGGACCAGCGCATGTGCCTGGTTCCCGACGCCGATCTGTTCAACGGCATCACCGAGGGATCGATCGAGATGGTCACCGACCACATCGACCGGTTCGACGAGACCGGGGTGCGCCTGACCTCGGGACGGCACCTCGACGCCGACATCATCGTCACCGCCACCGGTCTGCAGTTACTCGGGTTCGGCGGCACGCGTCTGCGCGTCGACGGCGACGAGGTGAAGCCGCACGACCGCTTCGTCTTCAAGAGCCACCTGCTCGAGGACGTGCCCAATCTCGCGTGGTCGGTGGGTTACACGAACGCGTCGTGGACGCTGCGCGCGGACATGACGGCGCGGGCCGTCGCGGATCTGGTGAAGTACATGCGCGAGAACGGCTACACCCACGCCTACCCGCATCTCGGTTCGGAGCCGATGGCATCTCAACCGTTGTGGGATCTCAAGGCCGGATACGTCGAGCGGTCTCCCGACGCGTTGCCGAAGTCGGGCACCCACGGGCACTGGAAGGTGCGCCACAACTACTACCGGGACGCGTTCGACCACCGCGTCGGCAAGATCGACGACTCGATGGTGTTCGGCCGGATCTGA
- a CDS encoding TY-Chap domain-containing protein — protein MSPDFDAVVEAAWRDFADTLAGRVPELAPGQSLTVVEAAAGGWRRRMTFAVADADRLRCTISAGDLTWTDKDRWMQQATYIVDRGWCRLEGRSAFCYEVDEHHFGELARAAVRALREVWGVIHPSFVSISDPSYARHHLTSGTADVEPTDDAPATDRHGREFGSHALDPETTNADTIRFASLARPLDAPAENGVVPQSKDHLVELVRAAMSAAGRPVVISPRKAIFLRSSGTSLLRPTRDARALEIVTILSSAVPPPSVLGMLVSEFSPRWPEIAVVVRNGLVYAQRRLDVAVFSPANLDAALRRWDEFAGTARAEMIARIEGDKKSTHRCRGERLPGALLALLRVNQKPGNKLSPTTVLLACRRDPERVHEFFDICAAEMREWMDNLASARKAELGDDEIAFCEAEHRAYAEVAQLLLSAMELT, from the coding sequence ATGTCCCCCGATTTCGATGCCGTCGTCGAGGCGGCATGGCGGGACTTCGCCGACACCCTCGCGGGCCGCGTGCCCGAGCTGGCGCCAGGGCAGTCGCTGACGGTCGTCGAGGCGGCGGCCGGTGGCTGGCGCCGGCGGATGACGTTCGCCGTCGCCGACGCGGACCGGTTGCGCTGCACCATCTCCGCGGGTGACCTGACCTGGACCGACAAGGACCGCTGGATGCAGCAGGCCACCTACATCGTCGACCGGGGTTGGTGTCGTCTGGAGGGTCGTAGTGCGTTCTGTTACGAGGTCGACGAACACCATTTCGGCGAGCTGGCCCGCGCCGCGGTACGCGCCCTCCGCGAGGTGTGGGGAGTCATCCACCCGTCGTTCGTCAGCATCAGCGACCCGTCGTACGCCCGGCACCACCTGACCTCGGGAACGGCCGACGTCGAGCCCACCGACGACGCCCCCGCCACCGACCGGCACGGTCGCGAGTTCGGGTCGCATGCGCTCGATCCGGAGACCACCAACGCCGACACCATCCGCTTCGCCTCGCTGGCCCGTCCGCTCGACGCACCGGCCGAGAACGGGGTCGTGCCGCAGTCCAAGGATCATCTCGTCGAACTGGTCCGCGCCGCGATGTCGGCGGCGGGCCGGCCGGTGGTGATCAGCCCCCGCAAGGCCATCTTCCTGCGGTCGTCGGGCACGTCGCTTCTCCGTCCCACACGGGATGCGCGTGCGCTGGAGATCGTGACGATCCTGAGCTCGGCGGTGCCACCGCCGTCGGTCCTGGGGATGCTCGTCTCCGAGTTCTCTCCGCGCTGGCCCGAGATCGCGGTGGTCGTCCGCAACGGCCTGGTCTACGCGCAGCGGCGCCTCGACGTGGCGGTGTTCAGCCCCGCCAACCTCGACGCCGCTCTCCGCCGCTGGGACGAGTTCGCCGGCACCGCCCGTGCCGAGATGATCGCCCGGATCGAAGGTGACAAGAAGTCCACGCACCGGTGTCGCGGCGAACGACTCCCCGGCGCGTTGCTGGCACTGCTGCGCGTCAACCAGAAGCCCGGCAACAAGCTGTCGCCGACCACCGTCCTCCTCGCCTGCCGGCGCGATCCCGAGCGCGTTCACGAGTTCTTCGACATCTGCGCCGCCGAGATGCGCGAGTGGATGGACAACCTCGCCTCGGCGCGCAAGGCCGAGCTCGGTGACGACGAGATCGCGTTCTGCGAGGCGGAGCACCGCGCCTACGCGGAGGTGGCGCAGTTGCTCCTCAGCGCGATGGAGCTGACCTGA
- a CDS encoding molybdopterin-containing oxidoreductase family protein, whose protein sequence is MTQDKPTYCRICEPLCGMIATVDGDRLVSLRPDKDHPLSKGFACPKGIAFAEIVNDPDRLRHPLRRRADGDFEQISWDTALAEISDRLLRVQRARGNGSIGWYFGNPATFSTGHTLWTGIFMSLLGTPHVYSAGSQDVNNRFVASHFLYGNPVAAPIPDINRVDYLIVIGANPVVSHGSVMTSPRIRDGLHAITARGGTVLVVDPRHTETAREFDWLPITPDTDALFLLSLLHVMFDEGLAGEDRLRQRARGVDELKATVAAYAPEVTAVRTDIPPERVREIARSLVSTERAAVYGRVGTSLGRTGTLTTALLDMVNLVAGNLDVVGGSMFGDLGIPGQRVGVAALQRVSRFAWGRRRSRVGNMPQVLGTAPASLMAKEITTPGEGQLRALFVSAGNPVLSVPNGDELRAALDELDLLVSLDIYRNETNAHADYILPATTMYEREDFLLPFQALFTTPFKQATEAVIPPQGKAREEWTVINELIGALARRNPLVGGLHLGNVIARRLGRPITPRVVSDLVIRLGLGGDRFGLRRGGLSYRKLVEEHPHGVVVADGLAPGQLSKTVTFADRRIRLAAPEIMSEIGRLSVERDERYPLRLIGMREIRSENSWQHNAPMLLRGGRSHAARMHPDDATARGLGEGDLVTVASRHGRISLPVTITEDIKPGVVAIPHGWGHNGSGGWTRANAAAENDLGAGGVNVNALISSDPADLERLAGMANMTGVPIQVSALTADCAVNEMAEY, encoded by the coding sequence ATGACCCAGGACAAGCCCACCTACTGCCGGATCTGTGAGCCGCTGTGCGGGATGATCGCCACCGTCGACGGTGATCGGCTCGTCTCGCTCCGGCCCGACAAGGACCACCCGCTGTCGAAGGGGTTCGCCTGTCCCAAGGGCATCGCCTTCGCCGAGATCGTCAACGACCCGGATCGTCTACGTCACCCGCTGCGCCGTCGCGCCGACGGCGACTTCGAACAGATCTCCTGGGACACCGCCCTGGCCGAGATCTCCGACCGTCTCCTCCGCGTGCAACGCGCCCGGGGGAACGGATCGATCGGCTGGTATTTCGGCAATCCCGCGACCTTCTCGACCGGGCACACGCTCTGGACCGGGATCTTCATGAGCCTTCTCGGTACACCCCACGTGTACTCGGCGGGTTCGCAGGACGTGAACAACCGTTTCGTGGCGAGTCATTTTCTGTACGGCAATCCGGTCGCGGCACCCATCCCGGACATCAACCGCGTCGACTACCTGATCGTCATCGGCGCCAATCCCGTTGTCTCCCATGGCTCCGTGATGACCTCGCCCCGCATCCGCGACGGATTGCACGCCATCACGGCACGGGGCGGCACGGTGCTCGTCGTCGACCCGCGGCACACCGAGACCGCCCGCGAATTCGATTGGCTGCCCATCACTCCCGACACCGATGCGCTGTTCCTGCTGTCGTTGCTGCACGTGATGTTCGACGAGGGGCTGGCCGGGGAGGACCGGTTGCGGCAGCGGGCGCGCGGGGTCGACGAGCTGAAGGCGACGGTGGCCGCCTATGCGCCCGAGGTGACCGCGGTGCGTACCGACATCCCGCCGGAGCGCGTCCGGGAGATCGCGCGGTCCTTGGTCTCGACCGAACGCGCCGCCGTGTACGGGCGCGTCGGTACGTCCCTGGGTCGGACGGGCACGCTGACCACGGCACTGCTCGACATGGTCAATCTCGTGGCCGGCAATCTCGACGTGGTGGGCGGATCGATGTTCGGGGACCTCGGCATTCCCGGACAGCGGGTGGGTGTGGCTGCACTACAGCGTGTTTCGCGGTTCGCCTGGGGCAGGCGACGCAGCCGCGTCGGAAACATGCCCCAGGTGCTGGGGACCGCGCCGGCGTCGTTGATGGCCAAGGAGATCACCACTCCGGGGGAGGGACAGCTGCGTGCCCTGTTCGTCAGCGCCGGCAATCCCGTGCTGTCGGTACCCAACGGCGACGAACTCCGGGCCGCGCTCGATGAGCTGGATCTCCTGGTGTCGCTGGACATCTACCGCAACGAGACCAACGCCCACGCCGACTACATCCTCCCGGCCACCACGATGTACGAACGCGAGGACTTCCTGCTCCCGTTCCAGGCGCTGTTCACCACGCCGTTCAAGCAGGCCACCGAGGCGGTGATCCCGCCACAGGGCAAGGCGCGGGAGGAGTGGACGGTGATCAACGAGCTGATCGGCGCGCTCGCACGGCGGAATCCGCTGGTCGGTGGACTCCATCTCGGCAACGTGATCGCGCGACGTCTCGGACGTCCGATCACCCCGCGCGTGGTGTCCGACCTGGTGATCCGCCTCGGATTGGGCGGCGACCGGTTCGGTCTTCGACGCGGCGGGCTCAGCTATCGCAAGCTCGTCGAGGAACACCCGCACGGTGTCGTCGTGGCGGACGGTCTCGCTCCGGGGCAACTCAGCAAGACGGTGACGTTCGCCGATCGGCGGATCCGGCTGGCCGCGCCGGAGATCATGTCCGAGATCGGGCGGCTCAGCGTCGAGCGCGATGAGCGATATCCGTTGCGTCTCATCGGCATGCGCGAGATCCGTTCGGAGAACAGCTGGCAACACAACGCGCCGATGCTCCTGCGCGGCGGCCGCTCGCATGCGGCGCGAATGCATCCCGACGATGCGACGGCCCGGGGCCTCGGCGAGGGCGACCTGGTGACCGTCGCGTCACGGCACGGCCGGATCTCGCTGCCGGTGACGATCACCGAGGACATCAAGCCGGGCGTGGTCGCGATCCCACATGGCTGGGGGCACAACGGCTCCGGGGGCTGGACCCGTGCGAACGCGGCTGCCGAGAACGACCTCGGTGCCGGCGGGGTGAACGTCAACGCGCTGATCTCCTCGGACCCGGCCGACCTCGAACGCCTCGCCGGGATGGCCAACATGACCGGCGTGCCCATCCAGGTGTCGGCCTTGACGGCAGATTGCGCCGTCAACGAGATGGCCGAATACTGA
- a CDS encoding TY-Chap domain-containing protein: MTPDFTVDSNIDDAWRTFQLHVGDRLANLTPGSTLTIQQDPLIPEGPHGRLRFTLTGSNRLRCTIEDTDLHPTEEYFLEHLEMLDALGWRRLRNGTHIYEVGRRRVDELAHTTVATLRQIWEVVHPAFLDHSPAARAEPQIEVAVQPFDGDHLRALLVGSLEDLTGCRIQTDADGDIALPTKPVSSWLSPRSDAPRFEFFARLAGDIPDRRRAADIVAAQPTMGSAVRVHLLQDEVFATLTVECAVFHPHNLSSALAEWFSFLADCAPNVIEQITQTAAPARAETEERLPDALQTLLELDPDGRSLSAREVAKICRYNQADILSFIHTCEEQYLTWKRSAVDATAAADTAEADACRHEADAWRATTHNLRAALRVVVLSDDDVADRRPSAK, from the coding sequence ATGACACCCGACTTCACCGTGGACTCGAACATCGATGACGCCTGGCGCACATTCCAGCTTCACGTCGGCGACCGCTTGGCCAACCTCACCCCCGGTTCGACACTCACCATTCAGCAGGACCCCTTGATCCCCGAAGGTCCTCACGGCAGACTGCGATTCACCCTCACCGGTTCGAACCGTCTGCGCTGCACGATCGAGGACACCGATCTGCACCCTACCGAGGAGTACTTCCTCGAGCATCTCGAGATGCTCGACGCCCTCGGCTGGCGCCGGCTGCGCAACGGCACCCACATCTACGAGGTGGGTCGCCGCCGCGTCGACGAACTCGCCCACACCACGGTGGCGACGCTGCGTCAGATCTGGGAGGTCGTGCACCCGGCGTTCCTCGACCACTCGCCCGCGGCTCGCGCCGAACCGCAGATCGAGGTCGCGGTCCAGCCGTTCGACGGCGATCATCTGCGTGCACTTCTAGTCGGCTCCCTCGAGGACCTGACCGGCTGCCGGATCCAGACCGATGCCGACGGCGACATCGCGCTCCCGACCAAGCCCGTGTCGTCGTGGCTGAGCCCGCGTTCCGACGCGCCCCGCTTCGAGTTCTTCGCCCGCCTGGCCGGCGACATCCCCGACCGTCGACGCGCCGCCGACATCGTGGCTGCCCAGCCGACGATGGGTTCGGCGGTCCGCGTGCACCTGCTGCAGGACGAGGTGTTCGCGACCCTGACCGTCGAATGTGCGGTCTTCCATCCCCACAACCTGAGCTCGGCGCTCGCCGAATGGTTCAGCTTCCTCGCCGACTGCGCCCCCAACGTCATCGAGCAGATCACGCAGACCGCGGCACCGGCTCGCGCCGAGACCGAGGAACGCCTCCCGGATGCACTGCAGACCCTGCTGGAACTCGATCCGGACGGCCGGTCGCTGAGCGCCCGCGAGGTCGCCAAGATCTGCCGGTACAACCAGGCCGACATCCTCTCGTTCATCCACACCTGCGAGGAGCAGTACCTCACGTGGAAGCGTTCGGCGGTCGACGCGACCGCGGCCGCCGATACCGCCGAAGCCGACGCCTGCCGCCATGAGGCCGACGCGTGGCGCGCGACGACGCACAATCTCCGGGCCGCGCTCCGGGTGGTCGTACTGTCCGACGACGACGTGGCCGATCGTCGCCCGTCAGCCAAGTAG
- a CDS encoding phosphotriesterase family protein, producing the protein MATVHTAAGPVDSADLGKVLVHEHVFIVGEEFRQNYQDDWDEDAKVAEAVHDLAELKELGIDTILDPTVLGLGRYIPRIQRIAEQIDLNIVVATGLYTYNDIPFQFHYAGPGLLFDVPEPLVDLFTKDLTEGIADTGVRAAFLKCAIEEQGLTPGVERVMRAVGQTSAQTGAPITVHTNPHTQSGLVAQKVLAEEGADLTKVVIGHSGDSVDLDYLMKIADAGSILGMDRFGLDLLLPFDDRVNTVAELCKRGYADRMALAHDASCFIDWFDHEAKKQALPKWNYRHISDDVLPALRERGVSDADITTMLVNVPRRYFE; encoded by the coding sequence ATGGCCACCGTTCACACCGCAGCAGGCCCGGTCGATTCGGCCGACCTCGGCAAAGTGCTTGTGCACGAACATGTTTTCATCGTCGGCGAGGAGTTCCGGCAGAACTACCAGGACGACTGGGACGAGGACGCGAAAGTCGCCGAGGCCGTCCACGACCTCGCCGAACTGAAGGAACTGGGGATCGACACCATCCTCGATCCCACGGTCCTCGGGCTCGGCCGGTACATCCCGCGCATCCAGCGGATCGCCGAGCAGATCGACCTCAACATCGTCGTCGCGACGGGGCTCTACACCTACAACGACATCCCGTTCCAGTTCCACTACGCGGGTCCCGGTCTGCTCTTCGACGTGCCCGAACCGCTGGTGGATCTGTTCACCAAGGACCTGACGGAGGGCATCGCCGACACCGGTGTACGCGCCGCATTCCTCAAGTGCGCCATCGAGGAGCAGGGACTGACGCCCGGCGTCGAACGGGTGATGCGAGCCGTCGGCCAGACCAGCGCGCAGACCGGCGCACCCATCACCGTGCACACCAACCCGCACACCCAGTCGGGTCTGGTGGCGCAGAAGGTGCTGGCCGAGGAGGGTGCCGATCTCACGAAGGTGGTCATCGGCCACTCCGGCGACAGCGTCGACCTCGACTACCTGATGAAGATCGCCGATGCCGGCTCCATCCTGGGCATGGACCGATTCGGTCTCGATCTGCTGCTGCCGTTCGACGACCGGGTGAACACGGTCGCCGAACTGTGCAAGCGCGGCTACGCCGACCGCATGGCCCTCGCCCACGACGCGTCGTGCTTCATCGACTGGTTCGATCACGAGGCGAAGAAGCAGGCGCTGCCCAAGTGGAACTATCGCCACATCAGCGATGACGTCCTGCCCGCGCTGCGCGAACGCGGCGTCAGCGACGCGGATATCACGACGATGCTCGTCAACGTTCCGCGTCGGTACTTCGAGTAG
- a CDS encoding DUF6777 domain-containing protein, with protein MTYPPGPPTYPSTPFGAIPPQPQNRRTLTLVLGAIVVVLALVLAAGIVFVVKARKGDIYVPGLTLAAVNDPGIDPFTDPVLVAGAGNLPENVALTASAGAPDMGGRAVNGTEPGLYATGDTSACDTAALSNRLMADPAKAAAWAGVFGIGTAAIPHYLNTLTPVVLTADTWVTNHTYTTGRAEPFQSVLQRGTSVYVDAAGVPRAMCSCGNPLAPPASAPLGGYRLEGQPWPDYHSREVTRIAYNNQNVTAVNRTTMIVPGAPTPVATTPGSSVLQLLNFLSGEILSQPLGGLLDLSGFPPLSEPLPTPAALNTPFEAGTDDDAERNGLIEAGNPAAAPAVEERAAEDNGLPVGAPASDSSSEEPSEQPSGVPGSAEVPASGSPSTAPDAENPAARSAPSAASVPTSFSGAGDMIGSFVFDDAGLSVSCSVPPGALSGSITLTCTDGVPRSVSSAALQRAGVVGATDATGVWTLALSTRAVAVRSASWTVAQPEIPGSAPPAETSTEEAPPPEETHTETPTTTEPTTSEYVPPPEEPAQPSQSPAEVPYSSPAA; from the coding sequence ATGACCTATCCGCCCGGTCCCCCGACCTATCCCTCGACGCCGTTCGGTGCGATCCCTCCCCAGCCCCAGAACCGGCGGACCCTCACCCTCGTACTCGGCGCGATCGTCGTCGTCCTGGCCCTCGTGCTCGCCGCGGGGATCGTCTTCGTCGTGAAGGCGCGTAAGGGCGACATCTACGTTCCCGGTCTCACGCTCGCCGCCGTCAACGATCCCGGCATCGACCCGTTCACCGATCCGGTTCTCGTCGCCGGGGCGGGGAACCTGCCCGAGAACGTCGCGCTGACGGCCAGTGCCGGCGCCCCCGACATGGGTGGCCGCGCGGTCAACGGCACCGAACCGGGCCTCTACGCGACCGGTGACACCTCTGCCTGCGACACGGCGGCACTCAGCAACCGCCTCATGGCCGACCCGGCGAAGGCCGCTGCCTGGGCCGGCGTGTTCGGGATCGGCACCGCCGCCATCCCGCACTACCTCAACACCCTCACCCCGGTGGTCCTGACCGCCGACACCTGGGTCACCAACCACACGTACACGACGGGCCGGGCCGAACCGTTCCAGTCGGTCCTGCAGCGCGGCACATCGGTCTACGTCGACGCCGCGGGAGTTCCGCGCGCGATGTGCTCCTGCGGAAATCCCCTCGCGCCGCCGGCCTCCGCTCCCCTCGGCGGCTACCGGCTCGAAGGTCAGCCGTGGCCCGACTATCACAGCCGCGAGGTCACCCGCATCGCCTACAACAACCAGAACGTCACCGCGGTCAACCGGACGACGATGATCGTCCCGGGCGCCCCCACGCCGGTCGCGACCACACCCGGGTCGTCGGTCCTGCAGCTGCTGAACTTCCTCAGCGGCGAGATCCTGTCGCAACCGTTGGGCGGTCTGCTCGACCTGTCGGGATTCCCACCGCTCTCCGAACCGTTGCCCACGCCCGCCGCCCTGAACACGCCCTTCGAGGCGGGCACCGATGACGACGCCGAACGCAACGGACTGATCGAGGCCGGCAACCCCGCGGCCGCGCCCGCCGTCGAGGAACGTGCTGCCGAGGACAACGGGCTGCCGGTCGGCGCACCCGCCTCCGACTCGTCATCCGAGGAGCCGTCCGAGCAGCCGTCCGGCGTACCGGGTTCGGCGGAGGTGCCGGCATCGGGTTCGCCGTCCACCGCGCCCGATGCCGAGAATCCCGCCGCCCGGAGTGCACCGTCGGCGGCGTCCGTCCCGACCTCGTTCAGCGGTGCCGGTGACATGATCGGCAGCTTCGTCTTCGACGACGCCGGTCTGTCGGTCAGCTGCTCCGTCCCTCCGGGCGCACTCTCCGGCTCCATCACACTCACGTGCACCGACGGTGTACCGCGCTCGGTGAGTTCGGCGGCCCTGCAGCGTGCGGGCGTCGTCGGCGCGACCGACGCGACGGGGGTCTGGACCCTGGCCCTGTCGACCCGGGCCGTCGCGGTCCGGTCCGCATCCTGGACCGTCGCCCAGCCCGAGATCCCGGGGTCGGCCCCGCCTGCGGAGACGTCGACCGAAGAGGCGCCGCCGCCGGAGGAAACCCACACGGAGACCCCGACGACCACCGAGCCGACCACGAGCGAATACGTCCCGCCGCCGGAAGAACCCGCCCAGCCTTCCCAGTCGCCTGCGGAGGTGCCGTACTCATCCCCGGCCGCATGA